Part of the Candidatus Krumholzibacteriia bacterium genome, CTGTCCTTCAAACCACCGCGCGTATCCCCTCGGGTCGCTCGGCAACCACATGCTCAGATCTCCGTCTGGTATGCGCACGCGCGTTCCAGAAGCTTGGCCGTCGGGGCGCGCGGGGAGAATGTCCAGGTGGAACTCATGCGCATACGTTAGCCGCACGCATCGACGCTTGCGCTCGATCATGTTGTGATACGTGCCGTGATCGCGGAGACGCCGCTCGACCATGTCGAGAACTGAGAGTGGTGCAATGTTCGCTTCACCCAGCTGCAGCTCGCACACGAGATCGAGATCGAATTCGTCCTCCTTGAGCGGCTTGACCGTTGTGCCGATGCGAAACGAACCCTGTGGGTAGATCACTGGTTTCCATGAGCGCAGGAGACTCCCTTCCGCATCCAGCCAGTGGCCTACGGCGACATAGTGCTCTTCTGCGCGATCGTACTCGGAGGTTGGCAGCTGCAGTTCCTCGCAGATTATTGAGAGAAGAGCATCGAGGTTCTCGGTTCGGGTGTTGTACATATACTTACTTCCTTTGTCCTTGTGGCTTGAGCCACTTAGTTCGCTTCCGCAGAAACAGGCATGACCGAGTAGAAGATGCGGCGCGCGCCTCTTCCCCCCGACGTCGTCGGATCCTCAACGACTAGGCCGGCATCGGCCAGAGTCTTGAGGCGATTCGCGGCTGCGTTAAGCTCAATGTCGCCCAGCATCTTCGCAACCTCGTTGGATGTCGTCCGTCCCATCCTATTGATATGGTCCAATGTTTGGGCGAGCGGCGGGCTGATTCTTCCGAGCACAGTCACGGAGCCATCTGCTCGTCGTTCCAGGCAGTGGAGTCCCCGCAACGCGAGCACCGCCTGGACATTCTCCCGAACCGCGTCACTAAGGTTCGTCAGCACGAATCTGCGGGTGCCCAATTCGCCCGAGATGACCCGTCTGACCAGAACGGTGAGGAACTCGTCGGCTGCCGAGAAGTCCAAAAACTCAATTTCCTGAAAGTCGATCACCATGACTTCGTCGGGTGTCCGCGACACGAGCGCAGCCAGCACGTCCTCGCGGAGGCCACCCCCTCGCTCCCGCCCCCCAATAAAACCTTTGGGAACATGATAGTTAGATACTTTTCGCTGAAATGTCATAAGTTTCACTGCTTACAGTGTAAGTATAGCCAAGCTAAGAATGGGCGTCAAGCCCCTACTGAAAGAAGGAGATGGCGACCTGGGTCCCGGGGAATGCATCGCCCGTAAATGGGTGGACCTTGGCTGCCCGGAGATATAGCCGAGTGCGGCCCGTTCTGATCTGGAGCGTGCCTTTGAAATCAAGGCACACTTTGCGAACGAAAGTTAGCCCGAGACCTCGGTTCGCAAAGCGAGAGAATTCCGGTCGCATCGCGTTAACGATCACCTCTGTGTCCTCCCAGTTCGCCGCCTGGGGGAACCGTTCGGCAAGGCTGTTTCGTAAACCGATCCCCGAATCCGCAACACTCAAGTAAACGAACCTTCCCTGCGCAGAGCGGTAGGTTTGCGCGGCCACGTATCCAATGCCAGCGCTATGATCGACGATGTTTTGGGCAAGCTCCGAAATGACGCCCGCGAACGCCTGCACGTCTTTTTCTTTGTATTTGAGTTGATTGCGCAGAATAGCTGTGACGCGGTCGTGGATTTCGCGCCGAATTCCCTCCACGTCAGCCGACTTCTCAATCTTGGTCAGCTCGAGGAGCACGTCGGATGAACCAGCGTGTTTCGGCCCATCAGCGTTTCGGCACTCGGCCATAT contains:
- a CDS encoding ATP-binding protein; its protein translation is MNDETHRIELQGTKLDTPQVDGLFAAVMAAGASICSEKFLIDLSTHTFVNPAGMTGVALAVRVLRERGWSPVVLFPTSDQAAGYLCYMGVDTVLKDMAECRNADGPKHAGSSDVLLELTKIEKSADVEGIRREIHDRVTAILRNQLKYKEKDVQAFAGVISELAQNIVDHSAGIGYVAAQTYRSAQGRFVYLSVADSGIGLRNSLAERFPQAANWEDTEVIVNAMRPEFSRFANRGLGLTFVRKVCLDFKGTLQIRTGRTRLYLRAAKVHPFTGDAFPGTQVAISFFQ
- a CDS encoding nucleotidyltransferase; the protein is MYNTRTENLDALLSIICEELQLPTSEYDRAEEHYVAVGHWLDAEGSLLRSWKPVIYPQGSFRIGTTVKPLKEDEFDLDLVCELQLGEANIAPLSVLDMVERRLRDHGTYHNMIERKRRCVRLTYAHEFHLDILPARPDGQASGTRVRIPDGDLSMWLPSDPRGYARWFEGQAERIKLARVEPVPDQESVAEKSSLQRAVQLLKRWRDLAYQDNTDVAPRSIVLTTLAGECVVEATSTSAALREIIDGITIRV